Proteins encoded by one window of Deltaproteobacteria bacterium:
- the ruvX gene encoding Holliday junction resolvase RuvX has product MRILGIDYGLKRVGLALGDTDTGLAVPLRVVRWETRAHLFEDVLKAFDETEARAAVVGLPLDLEDKENLTTRQARNFALSLTRRTDVPIYLQKEGLTSVEAEGMLHEAGTWRRKKARDRDRGLVDQMAATVIVRDFLEALKTGRPARLDESEGT; this is encoded by the coding sequence ATGCGGATTCTGGGAATCGATTACGGACTGAAGCGGGTCGGACTGGCCCTCGGGGACACTGATACCGGTTTGGCCGTCCCCTTGCGGGTCGTTCGATGGGAAACCAGAGCCCACCTTTTCGAGGACGTGCTGAAGGCCTTTGACGAAACCGAGGCACGGGCTGCGGTCGTCGGCCTGCCCCTGGATCTCGAAGACAAGGAAAACCTGACCACCCGGCAGGCCCGGAACTTCGCCCTGAGCCTGACCCGACGCACGGATGTTCCTATCTATCTCCAAAAGGAGGGGCTGACCTCCGTCGAGGCCGAAGGAATGCTCCACGAGGCCGGAACCTGGCGTCGGAAAAAGGCCCGGGACCGGGACCGGGGTCTGGTTGACCAGATGGCCGCGACAGTCATCGTCCGGGATTTCCTGGAAGCCCTGAAGACGGGTCGGCCCGCCCGCCTGGACGAATCGGAGGGGACGTGA
- a CDS encoding FAD-binding oxidoreductase, with product MTHKGPHISLSSDRLVKRVLGLPLEEFQTWPEYLQQIALDLAEELFLIRYNPFISPRKVWQSVHDRLMTEKGALSPQYFQDLSKCLQGYWNRFEADRKFTRNLKKRLKSILPVGAVSDAPNTLIECSTDATDLRMELPALVVFPEDTSQVQSVVLLANELGFSIVPRGGGSGLTGGAVPAKWRTVVMSMSRMKKILRVDPEAMILCAQAGVITLDAAKAGAERGMLFTVDPASKAASSLGGNVSENAGGPFAFEYGTTLDNILSYKMVRASGEVVEIVRRDHPRHKILAGDSAIFDVMDPAGRILETVSLPGEQIRGLGLGKDVTNKWLGGLPGIQKEGVDGLITEACFTLHKQLDHSTVLCMEFFGRTMHNAMLVIKDVAALRDRIREQGDLVKISALEEFGSKYVQAIEYRKKSSRYEGEPISVLIIQMDSDHPEALAQAEARIVDIAAAYDNVDVFVARGTAEAERFWHDRHQLSAIAKRTSGFKINEDIVIPLEVVPEFADFLERLNLHYLAQAYRSALQKVSALPGVDVDDEFVKMELDVTARIIKGRLGKEDIPEQELQLQVFYFFQDLKSRYPALAKELDAILEEMNGTRILIANHMHAGDGNCHVNIPVNSNNLDMLRQAEEAAAKVFEEVLRLRGVISGEHGIGITKISFLPQDKIDALREYKNRVDPNNVFNPGKLTQRDPVVAPYTFSFNRLIRDINKTALEGKEALIDLLTNIQTCTRCGKCKQVCPMYQPEQGLLFHPRNKNITLGALIEALYYSQIRTGEPEPDLLDELRRMIEHCTACGKCWAICPVKIKSHDVTLRMRSYLDAKGHSGHPVKARVLGFLSGSPDKTLPVAAKAASVAQAFQSRVVGLVPARWRELASNPLVSGPGPSTGFRNLAEVLELSRSSVLAPKGVQNPGAVLYFPGCGGGLFYRDIGMATVYLLLRTGHAVLLPPRHLCCGYPLTASGAQAAFERNRIKNVEALQKLLAECQLEAVETMITACGTCREGTRDYSLAVDGRPLERMDALQFLLEHLPVIQGGEPVLYHPACHAEWTGQAPDKAGQAYAKAVGKALGRPVRLTPGCCGESGLGALTSPEIYNRIRRAKIIRLESDLSRPEWASAPILVGCPSCRIGVARSLLNMDLPNRVLHTLEYLALALGGVSWKKDLSQAVIRGSVENGIRLCDLPRF from the coding sequence ATGACCCATAAAGGCCCCCATATTTCCCTGTCCTCGGATCGACTGGTCAAACGCGTTCTCGGCCTGCCTTTGGAAGAATTCCAGACCTGGCCCGAGTACCTTCAGCAGATCGCCCTGGATCTGGCCGAGGAACTCTTTCTCATCCGCTACAACCCCTTCATCTCTCCACGAAAGGTCTGGCAGAGCGTCCACGACCGGCTCATGACCGAAAAGGGGGCCCTATCCCCCCAATACTTCCAGGATCTCTCCAAATGCCTCCAGGGGTATTGGAACCGATTCGAGGCCGACCGGAAGTTCACCCGAAATCTCAAAAAACGATTGAAATCCATTCTGCCTGTTGGAGCCGTTTCCGACGCTCCCAACACCCTCATCGAATGTTCCACCGACGCCACCGACCTACGAATGGAGCTTCCGGCCCTAGTGGTCTTTCCCGAGGACACCTCGCAGGTTCAGTCCGTGGTCCTTCTGGCCAACGAACTGGGCTTCTCCATCGTTCCTCGGGGCGGCGGATCGGGTCTGACCGGCGGCGCCGTGCCGGCCAAGTGGCGGACCGTGGTCATGAGCATGAGCCGGATGAAGAAAATTCTCCGCGTCGATCCGGAAGCCATGATTCTCTGCGCCCAGGCCGGAGTCATCACCCTGGACGCCGCCAAGGCCGGGGCCGAGCGGGGCATGCTCTTCACCGTGGACCCGGCCTCCAAGGCCGCTTCATCCCTGGGCGGCAACGTCTCGGAAAACGCCGGCGGCCCCTTTGCCTTCGAATACGGCACAACCCTGGACAATATCCTGAGCTACAAAATGGTCCGGGCCTCGGGGGAAGTGGTCGAAATCGTCCGTCGGGATCATCCCCGACACAAGATTCTGGCGGGTGACTCGGCCATCTTCGACGTCATGGACCCGGCCGGCCGGATTCTGGAAACCGTCAGCTTGCCAGGAGAGCAGATTCGGGGGCTTGGCCTTGGCAAGGACGTGACCAACAAGTGGCTCGGCGGCCTGCCCGGCATCCAGAAGGAGGGTGTGGACGGACTGATCACCGAGGCTTGCTTTACCCTCCACAAGCAACTCGATCATTCCACGGTCCTGTGCATGGAGTTTTTCGGCCGGACCATGCACAACGCCATGCTGGTCATCAAGGACGTGGCTGCCCTGCGCGACCGCATCAGGGAGCAGGGCGACCTAGTCAAGATTTCAGCCCTGGAGGAATTCGGCAGCAAGTACGTCCAGGCCATCGAGTACCGCAAGAAATCGTCTCGCTACGAGGGCGAGCCCATTTCCGTTCTGATCATACAGATGGACTCCGACCACCCCGAGGCCCTGGCCCAGGCCGAAGCCAGAATCGTGGACATCGCCGCAGCCTACGACAACGTCGACGTGTTCGTGGCCAGGGGCACCGCCGAGGCCGAACGGTTCTGGCACGACCGTCACCAGCTAAGCGCCATCGCCAAGCGGACCAGCGGGTTCAAGATCAACGAGGACATCGTCATACCCCTAGAAGTCGTACCCGAATTCGCCGACTTCCTGGAGCGGCTGAACCTCCACTACCTGGCCCAGGCCTACCGGTCGGCCCTACAGAAAGTCAGCGCCCTACCCGGGGTGGACGTGGACGACGAGTTCGTCAAGATGGAACTTGATGTCACCGCCCGGATCATCAAGGGTCGTCTGGGCAAGGAGGACATCCCCGAGCAGGAGCTCCAGCTTCAGGTCTTCTACTTCTTTCAGGACCTCAAGAGCCGGTATCCGGCCCTGGCAAAGGAACTGGACGCCATTCTAGAGGAGATGAACGGAACCCGCATCCTCATCGCCAACCACATGCACGCCGGAGACGGCAACTGTCACGTCAACATTCCCGTCAACTCCAACAATCTGGACATGCTCCGGCAGGCCGAAGAAGCCGCGGCCAAGGTCTTCGAGGAGGTGCTCCGCCTGCGGGGAGTCATCTCGGGCGAACACGGCATCGGCATCACCAAGATTTCCTTTCTCCCCCAAGACAAAATCGACGCCCTGCGCGAATACAAGAATCGGGTCGACCCCAACAACGTCTTCAATCCCGGCAAACTCACCCAGCGCGACCCGGTCGTGGCTCCCTACACATTCTCCTTCAACCGTCTCATCCGGGACATCAACAAGACGGCGCTCGAAGGCAAGGAAGCCCTCATCGATCTCTTGACCAACATCCAGACCTGTACCCGCTGCGGAAAATGCAAGCAGGTCTGTCCCATGTACCAGCCCGAACAAGGCCTTCTCTTCCACCCGCGAAACAAGAACATCACCCTTGGGGCCCTCATCGAGGCCCTCTACTACTCCCAGATCAGGACCGGTGAACCCGAGCCGGATCTCTTGGACGAACTGAGAAGGATGATCGAACACTGCACGGCCTGCGGCAAATGCTGGGCCATCTGTCCGGTCAAGATTAAGAGCCACGACGTCACCCTGCGTATGCGCTCCTATCTGGACGCCAAGGGGCATTCCGGCCATCCGGTCAAGGCCAGGGTTTTGGGCTTTCTGAGCGGCTCCCCGGACAAGACCCTGCCCGTGGCAGCCAAGGCGGCCTCCGTGGCTCAGGCCTTCCAGTCCAGGGTCGTCGGTCTGGTTCCGGCCCGGTGGCGCGAACTGGCCTCAAACCCCCTCGTGAGCGGTCCGGGACCGTCCACCGGTTTCCGAAACCTGGCCGAGGTCCTGGAATTGTCCAGGTCTTCGGTTCTGGCTCCCAAGGGTGTCCAGAACCCCGGGGCGGTTCTCTATTTTCCGGGATGCGGAGGCGGGCTCTTCTACCGGGACATCGGCATGGCCACGGTCTATCTCCTGCTTCGAACCGGCCATGCCGTGCTTCTGCCACCCAGGCACCTCTGCTGCGGCTACCCGCTGACGGCCTCAGGGGCCCAGGCCGCATTCGAACGCAACCGGATCAAGAATGTCGAAGCCCTGCAGAAGCTTCTGGCCGAGTGTCAACTCGAAGCTGTCGAAACCATGATCACCGCCTGCGGAACCTGCCGCGAGGGCACCCGCGACTACTCCCTGGCCGTGGATGGCCGACCTCTGGAGCGAATGGACGCTCTTCAGTTCCTGCTTGAACATCTGCCGGTAATCCAGGGTGGCGAACCGGTCCTCTACCACCCGGCCTGCCATGCCGAGTGGACCGGCCAGGCTCCGGACAAGGCAGGGCAGGCCTACGCCAAGGCCGTGGGAAAGGCCCTTGGCCGACCTGTCCGTCTAACCCCGGGCTGCTGCGGGGAAAGCGGTCTCGGGGCACTGACCTCGCCGGAGATCTACAACCGAATTCGTCGAGCCAAGATAATCCGCCTGGAAAGCGACCTTTCGAGACCCGAATGGGCCTCGGCCCCCATCCTGGTCGGCTGTCCGTCCTGCAGAATCGGGGTCGCCCGTTCCCTCCTGAACATGGACCTCCCGAACCGCGTGCTGCACACTCTGGAATACTTGGCCCTGGCCCTGGGTGGGGTGTCTTGGAAAAAGGATCTGAGCCAGGCCGTGATTCGCGGAAGCGTCGAAAACGGAATTCGCCTCTGCGACCTGCCGAGGTTCTGA